Proteins encoded in a region of the Streptomyces sp. NBC_00258 genome:
- the gyrA gene encoding DNA gyrase subunit A, with product MTDETPLSPTGPITPEEGEIALRVEPVGLETEMQRSYLDYAMSVIVSRALPDVRDGLKPVHRRVLYAMYDGGYRPEKGFYKCARVVGDVMGTYHPHGDSSIYDALVRLAQPWSMRMPLVDSNGNFGSPGNDPAAAMRYTECKLKPLSMEMVRDIDEETVDFTDNYDGRNQEPTVLPARFPNLLINGSAGIAVGMATNIPPHNLREVASGAQWYLENPEATHEELLDALIERIKGPDFPSGALVVGRKGIEEAYRTGRGSITMRAVVDVEEIQNRQCLVVTELPYQVNPDNLAQKIADLVKDGKVGGIADVRDETSSRTGQRLVIVLKRDAVAKVVLNNLYKHTDLQTNFGANMLALVDGVPRTLSLDAFIRHWVAHQVEVIVRRTRFRLRKAEERAHILRGLLKALDAIDEVIALIRRSDTVEIAREGLMGLLEIDEIQANAILEMQLRRLAALERQKIVSEHDELQAKIREYNAILASPVRQRGIISEELAAIVEKFGDDRRSKLVPFDGDMSMEDLIAEEDIVVTISRGGYVKRTKTDDYRSQKRGGKGVRGTKLKEDDIVDHFFVSTTHHWLLFFTNKGRVYRAKAYELPDAGRDARGQHVANLLAFQPDEAIAEILAIRDYEAAPYLVLATKGGLVKKTPLKDYDSPRSGGVIAINLRETEDGSDDELIGAELVSAEDDLLLISRKAQSIRFTATDDALRPMGRATSGVKGMSFREGDRLLSMNVVRPGTFVFTATDGGYAKRTAVDEYRVQGRGGLGIKAAKIVEDRGSLVGALVVEGTDEILAITLSGGVIRTRVNEVRETGRDTMGVQLINLGKRDAVVGIARNAEAGREAEEVDGAVDDSDEVETVAGTDEGEPSSDE from the coding sequence ATGACCGACGAGACACCTCTTTCGCCCACTGGTCCCATCACCCCTGAAGAGGGCGAGATCGCCCTGCGTGTCGAGCCCGTCGGGCTCGAGACGGAGATGCAGCGCTCGTACCTCGACTACGCGATGTCCGTCATCGTGTCGCGCGCGCTGCCCGACGTACGGGACGGTCTCAAGCCCGTCCACCGCCGCGTCCTGTACGCGATGTACGACGGCGGCTACCGGCCCGAGAAGGGCTTCTACAAGTGCGCCCGCGTCGTCGGCGACGTCATGGGCACCTACCACCCGCACGGTGACTCGTCGATCTACGACGCGCTGGTCCGTCTCGCGCAGCCGTGGTCGATGCGGATGCCGCTGGTGGACTCCAACGGCAACTTCGGCTCTCCCGGCAACGACCCGGCCGCCGCCATGCGGTACACCGAGTGCAAGCTGAAGCCGCTGTCCATGGAGATGGTCCGTGACATCGACGAGGAGACCGTCGACTTCACGGACAACTACGACGGCCGCAACCAGGAGCCGACGGTTCTGCCGGCGCGCTTCCCGAACCTGCTGATCAACGGCTCGGCGGGTATCGCGGTCGGCATGGCGACCAACATCCCGCCGCACAACCTGCGCGAGGTCGCGTCCGGAGCCCAGTGGTACCTGGAGAACCCGGAGGCCACGCACGAGGAGCTTCTGGACGCCCTCATCGAGCGCATCAAGGGCCCCGATTTCCCGAGCGGCGCCCTTGTGGTGGGCCGTAAGGGCATCGAGGAGGCGTACCGCACGGGCCGTGGCTCCATCACGATGCGCGCGGTCGTCGACGTCGAGGAGATCCAGAACCGCCAGTGCCTGGTGGTCACCGAACTCCCCTACCAGGTCAACCCCGACAACCTCGCGCAGAAGATCGCCGACCTGGTGAAGGACGGCAAGGTCGGTGGCATCGCGGACGTCCGCGACGAGACGTCCTCCCGTACGGGCCAGCGCCTCGTCATCGTCCTCAAGCGGGACGCGGTCGCCAAGGTCGTGCTGAACAACCTCTACAAGCACACCGACCTGCAGACGAACTTCGGCGCGAACATGCTGGCGCTGGTCGACGGCGTGCCGCGCACGCTGTCGCTCGACGCGTTCATCCGCCACTGGGTGGCGCACCAGGTCGAGGTCATCGTCCGCCGTACGCGTTTCAGGCTGCGCAAGGCCGAGGAGCGCGCGCACATCCTGCGTGGCCTCCTGAAGGCCCTGGACGCCATCGACGAGGTCATCGCGCTGATCCGGCGCAGTGACACCGTGGAGATCGCGCGAGAGGGCCTCATGGGCCTTCTGGAGATCGACGAGATCCAGGCCAACGCGATCCTCGAGATGCAGCTGCGCCGGCTGGCCGCTCTGGAGCGCCAGAAGATCGTCTCCGAGCACGACGAACTCCAGGCGAAGATCCGCGAGTACAACGCGATCCTGGCCTCGCCGGTGCGTCAGCGCGGCATCATCAGCGAGGAACTGGCCGCGATCGTCGAGAAGTTCGGCGACGACCGCCGGTCCAAGCTGGTCCCCTTCGACGGCGACATGTCCATGGAGGACCTGATCGCCGAAGAGGACATCGTCGTCACCATCTCGCGCGGCGGCTACGTCAAGCGCACCAAGACGGACGACTACCGCTCCCAGAAGCGCGGCGGCAAGGGCGTACGCGGCACGAAGCTCAAGGAAGACGACATCGTCGACCACTTCTTCGTGTCGACGACGCACCACTGGCTGCTGTTCTTCACCAACAAGGGCCGCGTCTACCGCGCGAAGGCGTACGAACTCCCGGACGCCGGACGTGACGCGCGTGGACAGCACGTCGCCAACCTGTTGGCATTCCAGCCGGACGAGGCGATCGCCGAGATCCTCGCGATCCGCGACTACGAGGCGGCGCCCTATCTGGTGCTGGCCACGAAGGGCGGACTTGTGAAGAAGACGCCCCTGAAGGATTACGATTCACCGCGTTCGGGCGGCGTCATCGCGATCAACCTCCGTGAAACAGAGGACGGTTCCGACGACGAACTGATCGGTGCCGAACTGGTTTCGGCAGAGGACGATCTGCTTCTGATCAGCAGGAAGGCCCAATCGATCAGGTTCACGGCGACGGATGACGCATTGCGTCCCATGGGCCGTGCGACCTCGGGTGTCAAGGGCATGAGCTTCCGTGAGGGAGACCGACTGCTCTCGATGAATGTTGTTCGACCCGGTACGTTCGTGTTCACTGCCACAGACGGTGGGTACGCGAAGCGGACCGCTGTTGACGAGTACCGCGTCCAGGGTCGCGGTGGCCTGGGCATCAAGGCCGCCAAGATCGTCGAGGACCGCGGCTCGCTCGTCGGCGCGCTGGTGGTCGAGGGGACCGATGAGATCCTCGCCATCACGCTGTCGGGCGGTGTGATTCGTACGCGAGTCAACGAGGTCAGGGAGACGGGCCGTGACACCATGGGCGTCCAACTGATCAACCTGGGCAAGCGCGATGCCGTCGTCGGTATCGCTCGAAACGCCGAGGCCGGTCGCGAGGCCGAGGAAGTCGACGGCGCGGTCGACGACTCGGACGAGGTCGAAACGGTCGCCGGTACGGACGAGGGCGAGCCGTCCTCGGACGAGTAG
- a CDS encoding DUF3566 domain-containing protein: MSGATGAGSTGTEKDGGRGPATEATDSHDSHGSQGGTVTDTRGPQTPQYAAGAAPGSPVPPGPAPSPGPGPAPGQAAPVGHTPPGGQPAPVGAAPPPPGSPLPGERQPQQTSQPYHPPQAYPAQQAATSAVRRPRTGARTTPRTRKARLRVAKADPWSVMKVSFLLSIALGICTIVAAAVLWMVMDAMGVFSTVGGTISEATGSNESNGFDLQSFLSLPRVLIFTSIIAVIDVVLATALATLGAFIYNLSAGFVGGIELTLAEDE, translated from the coding sequence GTGAGCGGAGCCACGGGCGCCGGTTCTACCGGTACGGAAAAGGACGGCGGCCGTGGCCCCGCCACGGAGGCGACTGACTCCCATGACTCTCATGGATCCCAGGGGGGAACTGTGACGGACACCAGAGGCCCGCAGACGCCGCAGTACGCGGCGGGCGCGGCCCCAGGCTCGCCGGTGCCTCCGGGCCCGGCGCCTTCTCCGGGGCCGGGACCAGCCCCGGGCCAGGCGGCTCCGGTGGGGCACACGCCTCCCGGGGGCCAGCCTGCTCCCGTGGGCGCGGCACCGCCGCCTCCGGGATCGCCGCTGCCGGGGGAACGGCAGCCGCAGCAGACCTCTCAGCCGTACCACCCGCCGCAGGCCTACCCGGCACAGCAGGCGGCCACCAGCGCTGTCCGCAGGCCGCGTACCGGGGCCCGTACGACTCCGCGCACGCGCAAGGCGCGTCTGCGGGTGGCCAAGGCCGACCCGTGGTCGGTGATGAAGGTCAGCTTCCTGCTCTCCATCGCGCTCGGCATCTGCACGATCGTCGCGGCCGCGGTGCTGTGGATGGTCATGGACGCCATGGGCGTCTTCTCCACGGTGGGCGGCACGATCTCCGAGGCCACCGGCTCGAACGAGTCCAACGGCTTCGACCTGCAGTCCTTCCTGTCGCTGCCGCGTGTGCTCATCTTCACGTCGATCATCGCGGTCATCGACGTCGTTCTCGCCACCGCGCTCGCCACCCTCGGCGCGTTCATCTACAACCTCTCCGCGGGCTTCGTCGGCGGCATCGAGCTGACCCTCGCCGAGGACGAGTAA
- a CDS encoding DUF6344 domain-containing protein: protein MAKIRVMKLWTAVITAFIALCTTLGLVTTAGAATPVQQPANPRNSTATVTLPTTAAWAWAYARSLPPTMKQRIRAEAHGSSPSCRHRAPADTDETSDEEEPAADSTAPCTDRT, encoded by the coding sequence ATGGCCAAGATCAGGGTCATGAAGCTGTGGACCGCGGTCATCACCGCCTTCATCGCACTGTGCACGACGCTCGGACTCGTCACGACGGCCGGCGCGGCCACACCGGTACAGCAGCCGGCGAACCCGCGCAACAGCACCGCGACCGTGACGCTCCCGACGACGGCCGCCTGGGCGTGGGCATACGCCCGCTCCCTGCCCCCCACCATGAAGCAACGCATCCGTGCCGAGGCCCACGGCTCCTCGCCGAGCTGCCGCCATCGCGCGCCGGCGGACACGGACGAGACCTCCGACGAGGAGGAGCCCGCGGCGGACTCCACCGCTCCCTGCACCGACCGGACGTAG
- a CDS encoding DLW-39 family protein, producing MKKLLLVALAAIGGLLVYRQIQADRAEQDLWTEATDSVPTGS from the coding sequence GTGAAGAAGCTTCTCCTGGTCGCACTGGCCGCCATCGGCGGGCTCCTCGTGTACCGCCAGATCCAGGCGGATCGCGCCGAGCAGGATCTGTGGACGGAGGCGACCGACTCCGTGCCCACGGGTTCGTGA
- a CDS encoding serine/threonine-protein kinase produces the protein MGEVFAGRYELVDPIGRGGVGAVWRAWDHRRRRYVAAKVLQQSDAHSLLRFVREQALRIDHPHVLAPASWAADDDKVLFTMDLVGGGSLVHLIGDYGPLPPAFVCTLLDQLLAGLAAVHAEGVVHRDIKPANILLEATGTARPRLRLSDFGISMRLGEPRLTETNYVVGTPGYFAPEQLLGAEPDFPADLFAVGLVALYLLEGAKPDAKALVDHFTAHGTPGAPKGIPEPLWQIVASLLQPDPQARFRTATGARKALAAARELLPEPGPDDELIEIFDQLGPLPAEFGPQGPLTTTAASERSQAHDTAPQRQGPSTSTPSQQSGAASPGARTATEGRAAQSGSTTPSGAPAGAVPPQASAPPQARPGGVSPDAHTDTAWPQTRTGSVPPMPPAGAVPPHPDTGAVPSRPAPGDVPPPPSTAPVPPQSPAVSDTGGFHLPPPPPPRTSTSPVQRNQPQPRSQPQPHPQAHAQPEQPPTPPTSLALPNPAYSPSLPYEPTHVLSPQAPHPSASHPSATTPVSPPQPREFASTASYTAQDVRVPPQPQPVARHRARRAQRRPGPPAMVTVPVLLLALACFAVGFWALTQI, from the coding sequence ATGGGTGAGGTCTTCGCCGGCCGGTACGAACTGGTCGACCCGATCGGACGCGGGGGAGTCGGCGCCGTCTGGCGCGCTTGGGACCACCGGCGGCGCCGGTATGTGGCCGCCAAGGTGCTCCAGCAGAGCGACGCGCACTCGCTGCTGCGCTTCGTGCGGGAGCAGGCACTTCGGATCGACCACCCCCATGTGCTCGCGCCCGCCAGCTGGGCCGCCGACGACGACAAGGTCCTGTTCACCATGGACCTCGTCGGCGGCGGTTCGCTGGTTCACCTGATCGGGGACTACGGTCCGCTGCCGCCGGCGTTCGTCTGCACCCTGCTCGACCAGCTGCTGGCTGGGCTCGCCGCGGTGCACGCGGAGGGGGTCGTGCACCGTGACATCAAGCCGGCCAACATCCTCCTTGAGGCGACCGGAACAGCCCGTCCGCGGCTGCGGCTGTCCGACTTCGGCATCTCGATGCGGCTGGGCGAGCCCCGGCTGACGGAGACCAACTACGTGGTGGGGACGCCCGGTTACTTCGCACCCGAGCAGCTGCTCGGCGCTGAGCCCGACTTCCCCGCCGACCTCTTCGCGGTGGGCCTGGTCGCCCTCTATCTCCTGGAGGGCGCCAAGCCCGATGCCAAGGCGCTGGTCGACCACTTCACGGCCCACGGCACACCGGGCGCCCCGAAGGGGATTCCCGAGCCGCTGTGGCAGATCGTGGCCTCTCTGCTCCAACCTGACCCACAGGCGCGGTTCCGCACCGCCACGGGGGCACGCAAGGCCCTCGCCGCGGCCAGGGAGCTCCTCCCTGAGCCCGGCCCCGACGACGAGCTGATCGAGATCTTCGACCAACTCGGCCCGCTTCCGGCGGAGTTCGGCCCGCAGGGCCCTCTGACGACCACTGCCGCGTCCGAGCGCTCCCAGGCTCACGACACCGCGCCTCAGAGACAGGGCCCAAGCACCTCGACGCCGTCGCAACAGTCCGGTGCCGCGTCTCCGGGCGCTCGGACAGCCACGGAGGGCCGTGCGGCGCAATCCGGAAGCACCACTCCGTCCGGGGCCCCCGCAGGAGCCGTACCCCCACAGGCGAGTGCGCCTCCTCAGGCTCGCCCCGGTGGTGTGTCCCCGGATGCCCACACAGATACTGCCTGGCCCCAGACACGCACGGGTTCCGTCCCGCCCATGCCTCCCGCAGGCGCTGTTCCTCCCCACCCCGACACCGGTGCCGTACCGTCTCGTCCCGCGCCCGGCGACGTACCACCACCGCCCTCGACCGCCCCCGTCCCCCCGCAGTCCCCCGCGGTGTCGGACACCGGAGGCTTCCACCTGCCGCCCCCGCCTCCGCCCCGGACCAGTACCTCTCCCGTACAGCGGAACCAGCCGCAGCCCCGCTCTCAGCCACAACCCCACCCACAGGCACACGCACAGCCCGAGCAGCCCCCCACTCCCCCCACGTCGCTCGCGCTCCCGAACCCCGCGTACTCCCCGTCGTTGCCGTACGAGCCCACTCACGTGCTCTCCCCCCAGGCTCCGCACCCCTCGGCTTCTCACCCCTCGGCCACGACCCCCGTGTCGCCGCCCCAGCCGCGCGAATTCGCCTCTACTGCTTCATACACCGCTCAAGACGTTCGGGTTCCACCTCAGCCGCAGCCCGTTGCCCGGCATCGCGCCAGGCGGGCACAGCGGCGGCCTGGACCGCCCGCGATGGTGACGGTTCCGGTGCTCCTGCTCGCGCTGGCCTGTTTCGCGGTCGGGTTCTGGGCACTGACACAGATCTGA
- a CDS encoding helix-turn-helix domain-containing protein, producing the protein MDAAQQEATARARELQRNWYGEPLGALFRRLIDDLGLNQARLAGVLGLSAPMLSQLMSGQRAKIGNPAVVQRVQLLQDLAGQVADGSVSAAEATERMDEIKKSQGGSVLSNTTQSTTSSGGAPTVKRVVREIQSLLRSVAAAGDIIEAADTLAPTHPELAEFLRVYGAGRTSDAVAHYQSHQN; encoded by the coding sequence ATGGACGCCGCACAGCAGGAAGCAACCGCAAGAGCCCGGGAGCTGCAGCGGAACTGGTACGGGGAGCCGTTGGGGGCGCTCTTCCGTAGGCTCATAGATGATCTGGGGCTCAATCAGGCACGCCTCGCCGGAGTGCTCGGCCTGTCGGCGCCCATGCTGTCGCAGCTGATGAGCGGCCAGCGCGCCAAGATCGGGAACCCCGCGGTGGTCCAGCGCGTACAACTGCTGCAGGACCTCGCAGGGCAGGTGGCGGACGGCAGTGTGAGCGCTGCCGAGGCCACCGAGCGCATGGACGAGATCAAGAAGTCGCAAGGGGGCTCGGTGCTCAGCAACACCACGCAGTCGACGACGAGTTCGGGGGGCGCGCCCACGGTGAAGCGTGTGGTGCGCGAGATCCAGTCACTGCTGCGTTCGGTTGCTGCCGCGGGGGACATCATCGAGGCGGCCGACACTCTCGCCCCGACCCACCCGGAACTGGCAGAGTTCCTCCGGGTGTACGGAGCCGGCCGCACCTCGGACGCGGTCGCCCATTACCAGTCCCACCAGAACTGA
- a CDS encoding sigma-70 family RNA polymerase sigma factor gives MSQELPRAATDARPMRKLPLDFEAFHRMYRPIYVHWAEIRLGSRADAEEAVDAAFEKLLRAWSTVLTKENPTAYAWRVLRHTTIDFSRARDRRPALMGEAAFETVALSQAVDPIGQFEESLSLFEAIGQLPPRQMDVMLLQFGQGFTVEEVASALGITPAGVRSTVRHARRRLEHTYGVRRRLDATRHESAAQDEGDGDGLVRSESEEGHADDIAH, from the coding sequence GTGAGCCAGGAACTTCCCCGAGCCGCGACGGACGCCCGGCCGATGAGGAAACTGCCGCTGGATTTCGAGGCATTCCACCGGATGTACCGGCCGATCTATGTCCACTGGGCGGAGATCCGGCTGGGCAGCAGGGCCGATGCCGAGGAGGCCGTCGACGCGGCCTTCGAGAAGTTACTCAGGGCCTGGTCCACTGTCCTGACCAAGGAGAACCCCACCGCGTACGCCTGGCGCGTGCTCAGGCACACCACCATCGACTTCTCCAGGGCCCGGGACCGCCGTCCCGCTCTCATGGGCGAGGCAGCCTTCGAGACGGTGGCGCTCAGCCAAGCGGTCGACCCCATAGGACAGTTCGAGGAGAGCCTCAGCCTCTTCGAGGCGATCGGACAGCTGCCGCCACGTCAGATGGACGTCATGCTCCTGCAGTTCGGCCAGGGCTTCACCGTGGAGGAGGTGGCGTCCGCACTCGGGATCACCCCGGCCGGCGTACGCTCCACCGTCCGCCACGCCAGGCGACGGCTGGAGCACACGTACGGAGTCAGAAGGCGGCTTGACGCCACGCGGCATGAGAGCGCCGCACAGGACGAGGGCGATGGCGATGGCCTCGTGCGGAGCGAGAGCGAGGAAGGGCATGCCGATGACATCGCACATTGA
- a CDS encoding DUF5324 family protein yields MTRKDSVRAAAESAKDSVRHAAEVVAPYADTTRDRATQYAHEARVKLAPKVSAAALQAAEQARTQYDAHLAPRLEQARTHVPPKVDQAAHEAAVRTRKAARQAADYSRPRIEQARVAAGPVREEATSRSVAALAALRGQVSAKQVEKLVRKQERRARVGRVAKGLAVLGILAGGAFAAWKWWDKQANPDWLVEPPAATEVPEGGHLTSVDGSGQDELDPEVQAKQAETEAAEHKDRG; encoded by the coding sequence GTGACCCGCAAGGACAGCGTGCGCGCAGCGGCCGAGTCGGCAAAGGACAGCGTGCGGCACGCCGCGGAAGTGGTGGCGCCCTACGCCGACACGACCAGGGACCGCGCCACGCAGTACGCGCACGAAGCACGCGTCAAGCTCGCGCCGAAGGTGTCGGCCGCCGCGCTCCAGGCCGCTGAACAGGCACGCACGCAGTACGACGCCCATCTCGCCCCGCGTCTTGAGCAGGCGCGGACGCATGTGCCGCCGAAGGTCGACCAGGCCGCCCACGAGGCAGCTGTCCGCACCCGCAAGGCCGCCCGGCAGGCGGCGGACTACTCCCGGCCGAGGATCGAGCAGGCCAGGGTCGCGGCCGGCCCCGTTCGCGAGGAGGCCACGTCCCGCAGTGTGGCGGCGCTGGCGGCGCTGCGCGGTCAGGTCTCGGCCAAGCAGGTCGAGAAGCTGGTCCGTAAGCAGGAGCGGCGGGCCAGGGTCGGCCGCGTCGCCAAGGGCCTCGCCGTGCTGGGCATCCTGGCGGGTGGCGCCTTCGCCGCCTGGAAGTGGTGGGACAAGCAGGCCAACCCCGACTGGCTGGTCGAACCGCCCGCCGCCACGGAGGTTCCGGAGGGCGGCCACCTGACCTCGGTCGACGGCAGTGGTCAGGACGAACTCGACCCCGAGGTCCAGGCCAAGCAGGCCGAGACGGAGGCGGCGGAGCACAAGGACCGCGGCTGA
- a CDS encoding peptidylprolyl isomerase — translation MAEQLYATLKTNHGDIEVRLLPNHAPKTVRNFVELAKGEREWTNPATGAKSTDKLYDGTVFHRVISGFMIQGGDPLGNGTGGPGYEFEDEFHPDLGFDKPYLLAMANAGPGTNGSQFFITVSPTAWLTRKHTIFGEVSDGASQKVVDAIASAQTNPRTDRPVSDVVIESVVIETR, via the coding sequence GTGGCTGAGCAGCTTTACGCCACCCTGAAGACCAATCACGGCGACATCGAAGTGCGGCTCCTGCCGAACCACGCGCCCAAGACGGTCCGGAACTTCGTCGAACTCGCCAAGGGCGAGCGTGAGTGGACCAACCCGGCCACGGGTGCGAAGTCCACGGACAAGCTCTACGACGGCACGGTCTTCCACCGGGTGATCAGCGGATTCATGATCCAGGGCGGTGACCCGCTGGGCAACGGCACCGGCGGTCCCGGCTACGAGTTCGAGGACGAGTTCCACCCGGACCTCGGCTTCGACAAGCCGTACCTGCTGGCCATGGCGAACGCCGGCCCGGGCACCAACGGCTCCCAGTTCTTCATCACCGTCTCCCCGACGGCCTGGCTGACCCGCAAGCACACCATCTTCGGTGAGGTGAGCGACGGGGCCAGCCAGAAGGTCGTGGACGCCATCGCCTCCGCGCAGACCAACCCGCGCACCGACCGTCCGGTCAGCGACGTGGTCATCGAGTCGGTCGTCATCGAGACCCGCTGA
- a CDS encoding rhomboid family intramembrane serine protease: MDQAPGSPQEPQGAASLPTCYRHPDRETGVRCTRCERPICPECMISASVGFQCPECVRNGSGTGHAPDAAQPRTLAGGTVTADPRLITKILVGLNLAVFLVQLSVGDRFTDSFDLIGRAFVPLLGSVEGVAEGQYYRLVTAMFLHGSYIHIAFNMLSLWWIGGPLEQALGRARYIALYAVSGLAGSALTYLIAEPNQPSLGASGAIFGLFGATAILMRRLNYDMRPVIALLVINLIFTFGWSNIAWEAHIGGLVGGVVIGYAMVHAPRERRALIQYGACALVLIVVVVMTLVRTGQLT, encoded by the coding sequence ATGGACCAGGCGCCAGGCAGCCCGCAGGAACCACAGGGTGCCGCGAGCCTGCCCACCTGTTACCGGCATCCGGACCGGGAGACCGGTGTCCGCTGTACGCGCTGCGAGCGCCCCATCTGCCCCGAGTGCATGATCAGCGCCTCGGTCGGCTTCCAGTGCCCGGAATGTGTGCGGAACGGTTCCGGGACGGGCCACGCCCCCGACGCCGCCCAGCCCCGCACCCTCGCCGGCGGCACGGTCACCGCGGACCCCCGGCTGATCACCAAGATCCTCGTGGGGCTCAATCTCGCCGTCTTCCTGGTCCAGCTCTCCGTGGGTGACCGCTTCACCGACAGCTTCGACCTCATCGGCCGGGCCTTTGTGCCGCTCCTCGGAAGCGTCGAAGGCGTCGCGGAGGGGCAGTACTACCGGCTGGTCACGGCGATGTTCCTGCACGGCAGCTATATCCACATCGCCTTCAACATGCTCAGCCTGTGGTGGATCGGCGGCCCTCTGGAGCAGGCCCTCGGCCGCGCCCGCTATATCGCCCTGTACGCGGTGTCCGGCCTCGCCGGCAGCGCGCTCACGTATCTGATCGCCGAGCCGAACCAGCCGTCGCTCGGTGCCTCCGGCGCGATCTTCGGCCTGTTCGGCGCGACTGCCATCCTCATGCGGCGGCTCAACTACGACATGCGCCCGGTGATCGCCCTGCTGGTGATCAACCTGATCTTCACCTTCGGGTGGAGCAACATCGCCTGGGAGGCCCACATCGGCGGCCTGGTCGGCGGTGTGGTGATCGGCTACGCGATGGTGCACGCACCCCGCGAGCGGCGGGCTCTGATCCAGTACGGCGCGTGCGCGCTCGTGCTGATCGTGGTTGTGGTCATGACACTGGTGAGGACCGGCCAGCTCACCTGA
- the crgA gene encoding cell division protein CrgA: MPKSRIRKKADYTPPPAKQATNIKLNSRAWVAPVMLAMFLIGLAWIVVFYVTDGSLPIDALGNWNIVVGFGFIAAGFGVSTQWK; the protein is encoded by the coding sequence GTGCCGAAGTCACGTATCCGCAAGAAGGCCGACTACACGCCGCCCCCGGCGAAGCAGGCGACCAACATCAAGCTGAACAGCCGTGCCTGGGTCGCCCCGGTCATGCTGGCCATGTTCCTCATCGGCCTCGCCTGGATCGTCGTGTTCTACGTGACGGACGGTTCGCTGCCGATCGACGCGTTGGGCAACTGGAACATCGTGGTGGGCTTCGGCTTCATCGCGGCGGGATTCGGCGTTTCCACACAGTGGAAGTAA
- a CDS encoding DUF881 domain-containing protein, giving the protein MSNSADSPQPGSSPGTVRRFRPVRVLTVAVFALAGLIFFTSFNTAKGTNIRTDASLLKLSDLIQERSHKNGQLDESNGSLREDVESLAERDNGSTKAEEAKLAALEKNAGTQKLKGEALTVTLNDAPPNATAKLPGYPEPQPDYLVIHQQDLQAVVNALWQGGAKGIKVMDQRLISTSAVRCVGNTLILQGRVYSPPYKIQAVGDPEKLQKALSASKAIQNYMVYVNVYGLGWKVDEDGTVTLPGYSGTVDLHYAKPVE; this is encoded by the coding sequence TTGAGCAATTCTGCCGACTCCCCCCAGCCGGGTTCCAGTCCTGGCACCGTCCGGCGTTTCCGGCCGGTGCGGGTGCTGACCGTAGCCGTGTTCGCCCTGGCCGGGTTGATCTTCTTCACCAGCTTCAACACGGCCAAGGGCACCAATATCCGTACGGACGCCTCGCTGCTCAAGCTCTCCGACCTGATTCAGGAGCGCAGCCACAAGAACGGGCAGCTCGACGAGAGCAACGGATCGCTGCGTGAGGACGTCGAGTCGCTCGCCGAGCGGGACAACGGCAGCACGAAGGCGGAGGAGGCGAAGCTCGCCGCCCTGGAGAAGAACGCGGGCACCCAGAAGCTGAAGGGCGAGGCCCTCACGGTCACCCTCAACGACGCGCCCCCGAACGCCACAGCCAAGCTCCCCGGCTACCCCGAGCCACAGCCCGACTACCTGGTGATCCACCAGCAGGACCTCCAGGCCGTGGTGAACGCCCTGTGGCAGGGCGGTGCCAAGGGCATCAAGGTCATGGACCAGCGGCTGATCTCCACCTCCGCCGTCCGCTGTGTGGGAAACACCCTGATCCTCCAGGGCCGCGTCTACTCACCCCCGTACAAGATCCAGGCGGTCGGTGACCCGGAGAAGCTCCAGAAGGCGCTCTCGGCGTCCAAGGCGATCCAGAACTACATGGTGTACGTCAACGTCTACGGGCTCGGCTGGAAAGTCGACGAGGACGGGACCGTGACTCTTCCCGGCTACTCGGGCACAGTGGATCTCCACTACGCGAAGCCTGTGGAGTAG